Genomic DNA from Trypanosoma brucei brucei TREU927 chromosome 9, whole genome shotgun sequence:
GGCCCTTGTTTCGTGGTCATCCTCCCTaaccccccccaaaaaaagcCACACATATGCGCTATCACTTCGGATGATTCATCgtcgctttttctttgcggTTTCAACTTCCCTGTCATCACTAATCTGGGGTATGCGTTTGGACCCCGGGGGACCAGATTCTACATCCCATATCCTTCCCAGCAGGCAATCCTTCGTACCTCCCTCTTCTCCACGTCTTGACGAACCCCCGTATCCGACTTCTCCCTTAACTGTTCAGGTACCGCCTGGATCACTGGACCTCTGAAACGGGACTCTGCGGACGGGGTACCGACAAGCTCCCGACGTGCATAATCCACTCTGAGGCATTTTTCTAGCTTAATTAATTGCCTCCATTTGGTCTCCCCTGGGCCTCTTCACCACGTAGCCCGCTGCCGCCCATTTTGCGGAACAGTATCACGTTGCGCGCTAATGCATCACTGGGCACCTTTGACCATCCACAGGAAGCTGTATGTGTCGCCCTGGAAGCCCCTTCAGCACGGATATAAACGAGGTTTTTCTCGACCCCCTTTCGCAGCGCACTATCTCCATTAAGTTCCCTCAGCGCTCCCACCGGTACCCGTTGATTTCACCCAAAGTATTTCAGTGTGCCATTGCGGAGCCAAGCGGCAAACCTCTCTTCCAAAGTTGTCACCCCCTTCCACTTGAGCGCAGGACGTGTGTGTTCGAAGGCTTTTCCTCAGCGCGCAGTGGGCCCTTCCCCCCGTCAAAATAGACATatccgccaccgccacttcCCCGCCCCCCTTGTGCCGGAGCAGCTGCGTCACGGTGTCGGCACCGCGTGTGCGACAGGTTCGCGGCGGAGAGTCCCCCTTTCCGGTCATTTCATTGTGCTCAATCCCGAAGTGACCGGAAACAAGCCGTGCCGACGTGCACGCGGGTCTGTTGATGAATTGCTCCTGGCAACTTGTGCGGTGTACGTGGCAAATTCTGCGCAAACCGGCGCTGCACCAGAGGCTTGGAATGAGGGACACGGAGTCAACGAACGTCATAAACCCAACTTCCTCTCTTGCtccccacctttttttttcggaggtTCTCCGAACGTCACTTCCGTCGCAACGTTCTCTCCTTGTTAACCGCACCCTAGCCTGCGAGCCCCTTTAAATGACCAGGTCCGTTCCCCATCCTCGTCAAATATGATGGCCCCAGCCCAAATAGTCATGACCAACGCGGTTGAGTCAACGGCGTGGATCTGATGGCGCGCTGTGGGACGCCTTCTAACCCTCATTATCGTTTAAACctcattttctccttccgGCACGTCCTCCTTTATTTTACCCGGGGGAAGCCTGCTTTCGCAATCTTTCAACTAGTAGCGGTGCTTTTGCCCCAACGGAGAAAATTTGACCCCTAGAAGCTGCTTTACCAACCCTCTGCAGCGCCCAACTCCATATGAGCAGATTAACCACGTGGTAAAGTTTTCCGGTGGTCCTGCTGCGTTCTGTGGTTCCGGCAGCCAATATAATTTAGCATTCCATTACGCTCTCGCAAACCTCCTTCAACAACGGGTGATCCTGCCTCTTTCAGCACGTCGCTCCCGTTCACGCTCAATGGAACGTGCACTACGGTACTTACTGCCTGAGATTATGGTCTCCCGGGAGGTGTTTGGTTTCTCtctgaaacaaataaaagacagGATTGAATTCTGCGGCACACCCATGACCATGGTGCTTCGATATGAAGTgtccttcacttttcttccatGGCTTCACTCCAGTAAGAAAACCGTTTTTAACTTCACCagcatttctgttgttgctgaagaCGCCCTTTGCATACACATTGCGGATCcatcgatttttttttttagtgtaTAACCCTGCAGATTCGGTTTTtcattctcttctttttttccccaagCACCACTGGGGTCTACGGGGTTAGTGCCGCTGCACCAAACAATGTGTGTTCCCTCTTCCTGGCACAGGTCCCTCCATAGTAGCCCTACTCCCGGTATGCAGAACAGCAAAATCATTCCTAGAGACCGCCTTTTTCAGTCCATGATATCAGCATTCAAACGCACAATCGTTATATCGACCCTGAAGAAACAGTTTCTGATACCGGGTGGTTTGCTC
This window encodes:
- a CDS encoding hypothetical protein, unlikely (GPI-Anchor Signal predicted for Tb09.211.2500 by DGPI v2.04 with cleavage site probability 0.14039999 near 72), with the protein product MERALRYLLPEIMVSREVFGFSLKQIKDRIEFCGTPMTMVLRYEVSFTFLPWLHSSKKTVFNFTSISVVAEDALCIHIADPSIFFFSV